Proteins from a single region of Carassius carassius chromosome 37, fCarCar2.1, whole genome shotgun sequence:
- the mcoln3b gene encoding mucolipin-3 isoform X1 → MMGLNADMDDSTEAYLCINDPNGNRGVLWSESHAHLEQEKFRRKLKYFFMNPCDKYKARGRKPWKLMLQIVKIAVVTIQLVSFGLSNQMVVQFKEENLMAFRHLFLKSFTESSASTYSVYTRHDVYTHITYTVNQFLMLPSITVGNHQYEKEGDVYSPLTICQQFYRNGSISPSNETFDINAQVDEECLQIYPVPPFSTLTTNPLNFTLHFERLLTVTVNFTLKAINLETVEYHELPDCYVFHIMITFNNKAHSGRITIDLDNDVHIYECRDWSVVGASPRNMYMLVLFDVMVILILMLSLLLCARSVKAGVHLQFEYTEFFSIHYGKRVSFSERMEFINGWFILIIVSDVLTITGSLLKIIIQLKAVASYDLCSILLGTGTMLVWIGVLRYMGYFKKYNILIITLRAALPNVIRFTCCAAMIYLGYCFCGWIVLGPYHTKFRTLNVVSESLFSLINGDDMFATFKNMQQKSDVVWLFSRLYLYTFVSLFIYMVLSLFITLITDTYDTIKHQQLDGEPVSDLQAFIMQCKDLPESGCFSADESSGAGGCLMGCCSRRTHDSDEDTD, encoded by the exons ATGATGGGTTTGAATGCAGACATGGACGACTCCACCGAAGCCTATTTATGCATAAATGATCCCAACGGCAACAGAGGCGTCCTCTGGTCCGAATCCCACGCTCACCTGGAGCAGGAGAAGTTCAGGAGGAAGCTCAAGTATTTCTTCATGAACCCCTGTGACAAGTACAAAGCTCGTGGAAGAAAACCCTGGAAACTCATGCTGCAGATCGTCAAAATCGCTGTGGTCACAATACAG cTGGTGTCATTTGGTCTCAGTAATCAGATGGTGGTTCAGTTTAAGGAGGAGAATCTGATGGCATTCAGGCATCTGTTCCTGAAGAGCTTCACTGAGAGCAGCGCTAGCACTTACTCCGTTTACACACGGCATGACGTTTACACGCACATCACCTACACAGTGAACCAG TTTCTGATGTTGCCGAGTATAACGGTGGGAAACCATCAATATGAGAAGGAAGGTGATGTTTACAGTCCGCTCACCATCTGCCAGCAGTTCTACCGAAACGGCAGCATCTCACCATCCAACGAAACCTTTGACATTAATGCTcaggtggatgaag AGTGTTTGCAGATTTACCCAGTACCTCCCTTCTCGACTTTAACAACAAACCCGCTGAACTTTACTCTGCACTTTGAGAG GTTATTGACAGTGACTGTAAATTTCACTCTGAAAGCCATTAACCTGGAGACGGTTGAGTACCACGAGCTTCCGGACTGTTATGTCTTCCACATTATG ATAACTTTTAACAACAAGGCCCACAGCGGTAGAATCACGATCGACCTGGACAATGACGTGCACATCTATGAATGCAGAGACTGGAGTGTGGTTGGTGCAT cCCCGAGGAACATGTATATGCTGGTTCTGTTTGACGTGATGGTGATTCTGATTCTCATGCTGTCACTGCTGCTCTGCGCACGCTCGGTCAAAGCTGGAGTTCATCTGCAGTTt GAATACACAGAATTCTTCTCCATTCATTATGGCAAACGTGTGTCCTTCTCTGAGCGCATGGAGTTCATCAACGGCTGGTTCATCCTCATCATCGTTAGTGATGTTCTGACCATCACAGGCTCTCTGCTGAAGATCATCATCCAGCTGAAG GCCGTGGCGAGTTACGATCTGTGCAGTATCCTGCTCGGCACTGGCACCATGCTCGTCTGGATCGGCGTATTGCGCTATATGGGCTACTTCAAAAAATACAAT ATTCTCATCATCACTTTGCGAGCGGCATTACCGAACGTCATCCGCTTCACTTGTTGTGCTGCCATGATTTACCTCGGCTACTGTTTCTGTGGCTGGATCGTCCTGGGACCCTACCACACCAAG TTCCGGACGCTGAACGTTGTTTCCGAGAGTCTGTTTTCGCTCATCAACGGTGACGACATGTTCGCCACCTTCAAGAACATGCAGCAGAAGAGTGACGTGGTGTGGCTCTTCAGCCGTCTGTATCTCTACACGTTTGTGTCTCTGTTCATCTACATGGTGCTCAGTCTGTTCATCACGCTCATCACCGACACGTACGACACCATCAAG catCAGCAGCTGGATGGGGAGCCCGTGTCAGATCTGCAGGCGTTCATCATGCAGTGTAAAGATCTTCCAGAATCGGGCTGCTTCAGTGCGGATGAGAGCAGCGGCGCCGGTGGATGTCTGATGGGCTGCTGCTCACGCAG GACACATGACTCTGATGAGGACACAGACTAA
- the mcoln3b gene encoding mucolipin-3 isoform X2 has translation MDDSTEAYLCINDPNGNRGVLWSESHAHLEQEKFRRKLKYFFMNPCDKYKARGRKPWKLMLQIVKIAVVTIQLVSFGLSNQMVVQFKEENLMAFRHLFLKSFTESSASTYSVYTRHDVYTHITYTVNQFLMLPSITVGNHQYEKEGDVYSPLTICQQFYRNGSISPSNETFDINAQVDEECLQIYPVPPFSTLTTNPLNFTLHFERLLTVTVNFTLKAINLETVEYHELPDCYVFHIMITFNNKAHSGRITIDLDNDVHIYECRDWSVVGASPRNMYMLVLFDVMVILILMLSLLLCARSVKAGVHLQFEYTEFFSIHYGKRVSFSERMEFINGWFILIIVSDVLTITGSLLKIIIQLKAVASYDLCSILLGTGTMLVWIGVLRYMGYFKKYNILIITLRAALPNVIRFTCCAAMIYLGYCFCGWIVLGPYHTKFRTLNVVSESLFSLINGDDMFATFKNMQQKSDVVWLFSRLYLYTFVSLFIYMVLSLFITLITDTYDTIKHQQLDGEPVSDLQAFIMQCKDLPESGCFSADESSGAGGCLMGCCSRRTHDSDEDTD, from the exons ATGGACGACTCCACCGAAGCCTATTTATGCATAAATGATCCCAACGGCAACAGAGGCGTCCTCTGGTCCGAATCCCACGCTCACCTGGAGCAGGAGAAGTTCAGGAGGAAGCTCAAGTATTTCTTCATGAACCCCTGTGACAAGTACAAAGCTCGTGGAAGAAAACCCTGGAAACTCATGCTGCAGATCGTCAAAATCGCTGTGGTCACAATACAG cTGGTGTCATTTGGTCTCAGTAATCAGATGGTGGTTCAGTTTAAGGAGGAGAATCTGATGGCATTCAGGCATCTGTTCCTGAAGAGCTTCACTGAGAGCAGCGCTAGCACTTACTCCGTTTACACACGGCATGACGTTTACACGCACATCACCTACACAGTGAACCAG TTTCTGATGTTGCCGAGTATAACGGTGGGAAACCATCAATATGAGAAGGAAGGTGATGTTTACAGTCCGCTCACCATCTGCCAGCAGTTCTACCGAAACGGCAGCATCTCACCATCCAACGAAACCTTTGACATTAATGCTcaggtggatgaag AGTGTTTGCAGATTTACCCAGTACCTCCCTTCTCGACTTTAACAACAAACCCGCTGAACTTTACTCTGCACTTTGAGAG GTTATTGACAGTGACTGTAAATTTCACTCTGAAAGCCATTAACCTGGAGACGGTTGAGTACCACGAGCTTCCGGACTGTTATGTCTTCCACATTATG ATAACTTTTAACAACAAGGCCCACAGCGGTAGAATCACGATCGACCTGGACAATGACGTGCACATCTATGAATGCAGAGACTGGAGTGTGGTTGGTGCAT cCCCGAGGAACATGTATATGCTGGTTCTGTTTGACGTGATGGTGATTCTGATTCTCATGCTGTCACTGCTGCTCTGCGCACGCTCGGTCAAAGCTGGAGTTCATCTGCAGTTt GAATACACAGAATTCTTCTCCATTCATTATGGCAAACGTGTGTCCTTCTCTGAGCGCATGGAGTTCATCAACGGCTGGTTCATCCTCATCATCGTTAGTGATGTTCTGACCATCACAGGCTCTCTGCTGAAGATCATCATCCAGCTGAAG GCCGTGGCGAGTTACGATCTGTGCAGTATCCTGCTCGGCACTGGCACCATGCTCGTCTGGATCGGCGTATTGCGCTATATGGGCTACTTCAAAAAATACAAT ATTCTCATCATCACTTTGCGAGCGGCATTACCGAACGTCATCCGCTTCACTTGTTGTGCTGCCATGATTTACCTCGGCTACTGTTTCTGTGGCTGGATCGTCCTGGGACCCTACCACACCAAG TTCCGGACGCTGAACGTTGTTTCCGAGAGTCTGTTTTCGCTCATCAACGGTGACGACATGTTCGCCACCTTCAAGAACATGCAGCAGAAGAGTGACGTGGTGTGGCTCTTCAGCCGTCTGTATCTCTACACGTTTGTGTCTCTGTTCATCTACATGGTGCTCAGTCTGTTCATCACGCTCATCACCGACACGTACGACACCATCAAG catCAGCAGCTGGATGGGGAGCCCGTGTCAGATCTGCAGGCGTTCATCATGCAGTGTAAAGATCTTCCAGAATCGGGCTGCTTCAGTGCGGATGAGAGCAGCGGCGCCGGTGGATGTCTGATGGGCTGCTGCTCACGCAG GACACATGACTCTGATGAGGACACAGACTAA